A single genomic interval of Coccidioides posadasii str. Silveira chromosome 1, complete sequence harbors:
- a CDS encoding uncharacterized protein (EggNog:ENOG410PM0V~COG:T~TransMembrane:1 (i45-67o)~MEROPS:MER0030934~BUSCO:4575at33183), with the protein MGNIYNSPPSALASRQLSSSISSDNSNIAAVKPPEKRFKMTRKKLMIGILALLIPAACAGTGIGLALRNNRNASSCKPEDSCRDLGYAKYQGVPDPNGVTSWLGMRYAAPPVGELRFAAPQDPAKEEGIQVANVRQKRCVSTGARIAKRESEDCLFLDVFAPSNATKDSKLPVFFFIQGGGFNMNANPGINASRLIQASGGNLIAVGFNYRVSLYGFLAGKELEERASLNNGLKDQIKALEWVKTHIAQFGGDPDHVVIGGHSAGGASVVFHLTAYGGEKCDEAPFHGAIAGSPSMGTMLTVSESQFLYDSLLNRTGCGCSRDSLKCLRNLDVKTLQSHNTKQPLPGAKVNPLFMYSPTIDNDLVPDYTYRLLQEGKFCKVPVVFGDDQDEGTLFASKKTKSIQDSDKFLRAQFPALTEDQLRKINSYMSTVKPEFPDIGMHWQQLARIYGDMRYTCPKISIMESFTEFHKHDQAWSYRYAVQDPLYLRSGLGTPHTAELEGIWGPDYAAGRSPMSYYTTNKEIVPVVQGYWSSFIRSLDPNKHRAQGSPEWKTWNASSSDPNPEGFRELFIRTGDTKMRVVDSQQRERCDYFINIGVDIKQ; encoded by the exons ATGGGTAACATATATAACTCACCCCCATCTGCTTTAGCTTCTCGACAGCTATCTTCCTCGATATCTTCGGATAACTCGAACATAGCTGCTGTGAAGCCGCCTGAAAAGCGATTTAAGATGACCCGGAAAAAGCTTATGATAGGCATTCTTGCGCTTCTGATACCTGCAGCTTGTGCAGGAACAGGGATTGGTCTTGCGCTGAGGAACAACCGAAATGCGTCCAGTTGTAAACCCGAGGATTCATGTCGTGATCTTGGGTATGCAAAGTACCAGGGTGTTCCTGATCCCAATGGAGTTACGAGTTGGCTAGGAATGCGATACGCGGCGCCGCCAGTGGGAGAGTTGCGTTTTGCGGCTCCTCAGGATCCTGCAAAGGAAGAGGGCATTCAAGTTGCTAACGTG CGCCAAAAGCGATGTGTTTCAACGGGCGCACGGATAGCCAAGCGCGAGTCAGAAGACTGTCTATTTTTAGATGTTTTCGCGCCATCAAATGCAACGAAAGATTCCAAGTTGCcggtctttttttttatccaAGGTGGTGGCTTCAATATGAACGCCAATCCCGGAATCAATGCTTCTAGACTCATCCAGGCTTCGGGAGGGAATTTGATAGCTGTGGGCTTCAATTATCGTGTTAGCCTATATGGATTCCTTGCTGGTAAAGAGCTTGAAGAGCGCGCGAGCCTCAATAATGGTCTCAAAGACCAAATCAAAGCGCTCGAGTGGGTTAAGACGCATATAGCCCAG TTTGGCGGAGATCCTGACCATGTCGTCATCGGAGGCCATAGCGCAGGCGGTGCTTCCGTGGTATTCCATCTGACTGCTTATGGCGGCGAAAAGTGCGATGAGGCCCCGTTTCACGGTGCCATTGCAGGCTCACCCTCAATGGGAACCATGCTCACGGTGTCAGAGAGTCAGTTTCTCTACGACAGCTTGCTGAATCGTACTGGGTGCGGATGTAGTAGAGACAGTCTCAAATGTCTTCGCAATTTGGACGTCAAAACCCTTCAGTCGCACAACACCAAGCAGCCGCTTCCAGGTGCTAAAGTGAATCCGCTCTTTATGTATTCACCAACGATCGACAACGACCTTGTGCCAGATTATACCTACCGCCTTTTACAGGAGGGCAAATTCTGCAAAGTACCTGTTGTATTCGGAGATGATCAGGACGAAGGTACACTTTTTGCGTCGAAAAAGACGAAGAGTATTCAAGACTCAGACAAGTTTCTCCGCGCGCAGTTTCCAGCGCTAACAGAAGACCAACTTCGAAAGATAAACTCATACATGTCAACAGTAAAGCCTGAGTTCCCGGACATTGGCATGCACTGGCAGCAGCTGGCCAGGATATACGGAGATATGCGGTATACATGTCCCAAAATTTCCATTATGGAGAGTTTTACCGAATTCCACAAACACGATCAGGCTTGGAGTTATCGGTACGCCGTCCAGGACCCGTTGTATCTGCGCTCTGGACTGGGAACACCCCATACAGCAGAGTTGGAAGGGATCTGGGGGCCGGACTATGCTGCCGGCAGATCGCCGATGTCTTATTATACCACAAATAAGGAAATCGTACCCGTCGTTCAAGGGTACTGGTCAAGCTTCATTCGCAGTCTGGATCCAAATAAGCATCGCGCACAGGGTAGTCCGGAGTGGAAGACGTGGAACGCGTCAAGCTCTGATCCCAATCCCGAAGGGTTTAGGGAACTTTTCATAAGGACAGGGGACACGAAGATGAGGGTTGTCGACTCGCAgcaaagagaaagatgtgATTATTTTATAAACATTGGCGTCGACATCAAACAATAA
- a CDS encoding uncharacterized protein (EggNog:ENOG410PNC7~COG:A~BUSCO:12239at33183), translating to MLPKPAWLEEKSTPKDTQDDDDEEDYMSMAILEPPKPSRAKETYTQRCLRTQRESEAKARVPSKAELAAAEAARRDEALAKSTLDPSNKGFQMMARLGYKPGTALGKDYSAEHPSGRNEWNRRITEPLSISVKEDRGGIGMDTEKKRKFREEVEEEAKKVKTEQVDFRERVRLEREARRAEAQFHAAQKVAERLDTESEEKQQDPVNAISTPTAEEKANGGANGANPDDANTKKRPIKRISQINILYRGLARAREEKVIEDQAQRRRYESLSSRDQSFFSRNAPGLPTYNDTDLDTDDKLALGRNAEGDIVEVECDLEEDPELEEFNALSPQEKLTRIVAYLREKHNYCFWCKYRYETPEMDGCPGVTEEQHD from the exons ATGCTCCCGAAGCCGGCCTGGCTAGAGGAGAAAAGCACGCCGAAGGATACgcaagatgatgacgatgaggaAGATTACATGTCCATGGCCATCCTTGAACCGCCGAAGCCCAGTAGAGCGAAAGAAACCTACACCCAAAGATGCCTCCGCACACAGAGAGAG TCCGAAGCGAAAGCCCGTGTCCCTTCAAAGGCCGAACTTGCCGCTGCAGAAGCTGCCCGTCGCGATGAGGCTCTCGCGAAAAGTACGCTCGATCCGTCCAATAAAGGGTTTCAGATGATGGCTCGGCTAGGATACAAACCAGGAACTGCTCTGGGCAAAGATTATTCTGCGGAGCATCCTTCGGGCCGGAACGAGTGGAATCGCCGTATTACAGAACCCTTAAGCATATCTGTGAAGGAGGATAGAGGTGGAATTGGAATGGATACCGAGAAGAAACGGAAATTCAGAGAGGAAGTGGAAGAGGAGGCAAAAAAGGTGAAAACCGAGCAAGTTGATTTTCGGGAGAGAGTAAGGCTTGAAAGAGAGGCACGAAGGGCGGAAGCTCAGTTCCATGCTGCGCAAAAAGTCGCTGAGAGATTGGATACGGAATCCGAAGAGAAACAACAGGACCCTGTAAACGCTATCTCCACGCCAACAGCTGAGGAAAAAGCCAATGGCGGTGCTAATGGTGCAAACCCTGATGATGCTAACACAAAGAAGCGCCCTATCAAGCGCATTTCACAGATCAACATCCTTTATCGTGGGCTTGCTCGAGCGCGGGAAGAAAAGGTCATTGAAGATCAGGCTCAACGGCGACGATATGAATCCCTTTCATCACGCGATCAGAGCTTCTTCTCCCGCAATGCACCCGGACTTCCTACCTATAATGACACTGATCTTGACACAGACGACAAGTTAGCCCTGGGTCGAAATGCCGAAGGAGATATCGTGGAGGTCGAATGTGATCTCGAGGAAGATCCGGAGCTGGAAGAGTTTAACGCCTTGAGCCCGCAGGAGAAGCTGACACGCATCGTGGCGTACCTGCGTGAGAAACACAACTATTGTTTCTGGTGCAAATACCGATACGAAACCCCAGAGATGGATGGATGCCCTGGCGTAACAGAAGAGCAGCATGATTGA
- a CDS encoding uncharacterized protein (EggNog:ENOG410PI5H~COG:E), whose amino-acid sequence MTTLPEPFASIPRKALLLEPSPIHLLPNMTADLGGAVKIYAKRDDLNSGLAYGGNKTRKLEYLVADALATKCHTLISIGGIQSNHTRQVAAAAAHAGLKAKLVQEKWVEWSDPGYESVGNIQLSRLMGADVRIERMAGFGIEHKDSLKNLLKECEDKGEKPYYIPAGASDHPLGGLGFARWAFEVREQEKQMGITFDNIIVCAVTGSTMAGMVAGFKLIEKLYPDEPKKKVIGIDASATPAETRAQVLRIAKHTGEKIGLEPEDITASDIMIDERYHAGTYGVPDKQTWDAIEYGARMEAFITDPVYEGKSLAGLIDMVRKGEISGGNVLYAHLGGQLALNAYSQIGTVA is encoded by the coding sequence ATGACCACTCTACCAGAGCCATTTGCTTCTATTCCAAGGAAAGCTCTCCTCCTTGAGCCTTCTCCAATCCATCTACTTCCCAACATGACCGCGGATTTAGGCGGGGCTGTGAAGATATACGCCAAACGCGATGATCTCAACTCCGGTCTCGCCTACGGCGGCAATAAGACCAGGAAACTTGAGTATCTGGTCGCCGACGCGTTGGCGACAAAGTGCCACACGCTGATTAGCATTGGCGGGATTCAAAGCAACCATACGCGTCAAGTAGCCGCTGCCGCAGCCCATGCGGGACTCAAAGCAAAACTCGTCCAGGAAAAGTGGGTAGAGTGGTCCGACCCGGGTTACGAGTCCGTAGGAAATATCCAACTCTCCCGACTGATGGGGGCTGATGTCCGCATTGAGCGGATGGCTGGATTTGGAATCGAGCATAAAGACTCGCTGAAAAATCTCCTGAAGGAATGTGAGGACAAGGGCGAGAAACCATATTATATCCCCGCCGGCGCGTCAGATCACCCGCTTGGTGGACTGGGCTTTGCACGCTGGGCGTTCGAGGTCCGGGAGCAGGAGAAGCAGATGGGCATCACGTTTGATAATATCATTGTTTGTGCGGTGACGGGTTCAACGATGGCAGGAATGGTCGCTGGGTTCAAGCTTATTGAAAAACTATACCCGGATGAGCCCAAGAAGAAAGTTATTGGCATAGATGCATCCGCCACGCCTGCGGAGACTCGCGCACAGGTCCTTCGGATCGCAAAGCATACGGGAGAGAAGATCGGGCTTGAGCCTGAAGATATCACCGCATCAGATATTATGATTGACGAACGATATCATGCCGGAACCTATGGAGTTCCCGATAAACAGACATGGGACGCGATCGAGTATGGAGCTCGGATGGAAGCGTTTATCACCGATCCCGTATACGAAGGGAAAAGTCTGGCAGGACTGATTGACATGGTTCGAAAAGGGGAGATCTCCGGAGGGAACGTCTTGTATGCGCATTTGGGAGGGCAGCTGGCTCTCAATGCATATTCGCAAATCGGGACTGTGGCATAA